In Brevibacillus brevis NBRC 100599, a single genomic region encodes these proteins:
- the uvrA gene encoding excinuclease ABC subunit UvrA: protein MPLEHIVVKGARAHNLKNVDVVIPRDKFVVLTGLSGSGKSSLAFDTIYAEGQRRYVESLSAYARQFLGQMDKPDVDSIEGLSPAISIDQKTTSRNPRSTVGTVTEIYDYLRLLYARVGRAVCPEHGIEIQSQTIEQMVDRLLEYPERTKMQILAPMVQGRKGEHVKLLEDIRKQGFVRVRVNGEIIDLSEDIKLEKNKKHNIEVVVDRIVVKPDVQARLADSLETALRLADGKVIVDVMEQEELLFSEKHACPVCGFSIGDLEPRIFSFNSPFGACSECDGLGVKLEVDPDMVVPDATKTLDDGAIGAWEPKTSTYYQQLLESACRHFNIRMDVPYEELTAAHRQILMYGSEGEKIHFRYENEFGQVREAVVPFEGVVINLQRRHLETSSDYIREQIEGFMSQKACPVCKGQRLRQESLAVKIGERSISELTTLSILDAHQFVDGLELTERETKIANLIVKEIKARLNFLIDVGLDYLTLSRAAGTLSGGEAQRIRLATQIGSSLMGVLYILDEPSIGLHQRDNARLIKTLEHMTKLGNTLIVVEHDEDTMMACDYIIDIGPGAGIHGGQIVAAGTPDEVMEDPNSLTGAYLSGRKFIPVPMERRKPSDKWIKIEGAKENNLKNVTAKLPLGVFVAVTGVSGSGKSTLINEILQKTLARDLNKAKVKPGEHRRILGLEHLDKVIDIDQSPIGRTPRSNPATYTGVFDDIRDLFASTNEAKVRGYKKGRFSFNVKGGRCEACSGDGIIKIEMHFLPDVYVPCEVCHGKRYNRETLDVKYKGKSIADVLEMTIEDGVEFFRNLPKIERKLQTIVDVGLGYMKLGQPATTLSGGEAQRVKLASELYRRSTGRTLYILDEPTTGLHTDDIDRLLKVLQRLVENGDTVLVIEHNLDVIKTVDYIVDLGPEGGTRGGEIVGTGTPEEVAKMEGSYTGIYLKPILERDKERTNAKLEQFVSK from the coding sequence ATGCCATTAGAACATATTGTCGTAAAGGGTGCACGTGCCCACAATTTGAAAAATGTTGATGTAGTCATTCCGAGGGACAAATTCGTCGTTTTGACGGGTTTGTCCGGCTCGGGTAAGTCTTCGCTTGCTTTTGACACCATTTACGCAGAGGGACAACGACGCTATGTCGAGTCTCTGTCTGCATACGCCCGTCAATTTCTCGGGCAAATGGACAAGCCGGATGTGGATTCGATTGAGGGACTTTCCCCTGCAATCTCGATTGACCAGAAAACGACGAGCCGCAACCCTCGCTCTACAGTAGGAACGGTTACGGAAATCTACGACTATTTGCGCCTTTTGTATGCGCGTGTCGGTAGAGCGGTTTGCCCGGAGCATGGCATCGAGATCCAATCCCAAACTATTGAACAAATGGTCGATCGACTATTGGAGTATCCTGAGCGCACGAAAATGCAGATTCTAGCTCCTATGGTGCAAGGACGCAAGGGAGAGCATGTCAAGCTGCTGGAGGACATCCGCAAGCAAGGCTTCGTCCGTGTGCGGGTCAATGGTGAAATTATCGATTTGTCCGAAGATATCAAGCTGGAAAAGAACAAGAAGCATAACATTGAGGTTGTCGTTGACCGGATCGTCGTGAAGCCGGATGTACAGGCGCGTCTCGCAGATTCCTTGGAAACGGCACTTCGTTTAGCGGATGGCAAGGTCATCGTTGATGTGATGGAGCAAGAGGAGCTGCTGTTCAGCGAAAAGCATGCTTGCCCGGTATGCGGATTCTCCATTGGAGACCTGGAGCCGCGGATTTTCTCCTTTAATAGCCCATTTGGTGCTTGCTCAGAGTGCGACGGATTAGGTGTCAAACTGGAGGTCGACCCGGACATGGTCGTTCCGGATGCGACGAAGACGCTCGATGACGGGGCGATTGGCGCATGGGAGCCGAAGACTTCGACGTACTATCAACAATTGTTGGAATCAGCTTGCCGCCACTTTAACATTCGAATGGATGTGCCATATGAGGAGCTTACGGCAGCGCACCGACAAATCTTGATGTACGGTAGTGAAGGCGAAAAAATTCACTTCCGCTATGAGAACGAGTTCGGGCAAGTACGCGAGGCAGTCGTACCTTTTGAAGGTGTCGTCATTAACCTGCAACGACGTCATCTGGAGACCAGCTCGGATTACATTCGCGAGCAAATTGAAGGATTTATGAGCCAAAAGGCGTGTCCTGTCTGCAAAGGCCAACGTTTGCGTCAGGAGAGCTTGGCGGTTAAGATCGGGGAGCGTAGCATTTCCGAGCTGACTACGCTTTCTATTCTCGATGCGCATCAGTTTGTCGATGGCCTGGAACTGACAGAGCGGGAAACAAAGATTGCGAACCTGATCGTCAAAGAAATCAAGGCAAGGCTGAACTTCTTGATTGATGTCGGACTGGATTACTTGACGCTGAGCCGTGCGGCGGGAACACTGTCCGGGGGAGAAGCGCAGCGGATTCGACTGGCTACGCAGATCGGTTCTAGTCTGATGGGCGTTCTCTACATTTTGGATGAGCCGAGTATTGGATTGCATCAGCGGGATAACGCGCGTCTGATCAAGACGTTGGAGCATATGACCAAGCTGGGGAATACATTGATCGTCGTCGAGCATGACGAAGATACGATGATGGCCTGCGATTACATTATCGATATTGGCCCGGGCGCCGGCATACATGGCGGTCAAATCGTAGCGGCAGGAACTCCGGATGAAGTCATGGAGGACCCTAACTCCTTGACGGGTGCCTATTTGAGCGGGCGCAAATTCATCCCTGTTCCTATGGAGCGTCGCAAGCCTTCGGACAAATGGATCAAGATTGAGGGCGCGAAGGAAAACAACCTGAAAAACGTCACTGCGAAGCTTCCTCTTGGCGTTTTTGTTGCCGTAACAGGTGTATCTGGCTCAGGAAAAAGTACGCTGATCAATGAAATCTTGCAAAAGACACTGGCTCGCGATTTGAATAAGGCAAAGGTGAAGCCAGGTGAGCATCGTCGCATCCTGGGACTGGAGCATTTGGACAAGGTGATCGACATCGACCAATCTCCAATTGGACGTACACCACGTTCCAACCCTGCGACATATACAGGTGTCTTTGACGATATTCGCGACCTGTTTGCTTCCACCAACGAAGCCAAAGTGCGCGGCTATAAAAAAGGTCGCTTTAGCTTTAACGTCAAAGGTGGCCGTTGTGAAGCGTGCAGTGGTGATGGGATCATTAAAATTGAGATGCACTTTTTGCCGGATGTGTACGTGCCTTGCGAAGTTTGCCATGGCAAGCGCTATAACCGCGAGACACTCGACGTGAAGTACAAAGGCAAGAGCATTGCTGATGTCTTGGAAATGACCATCGAGGATGGTGTAGAGTTTTTCCGCAATCTGCCGAAGATTGAGCGCAAGCTGCAGACCATCGTAGACGTAGGATTGGGATATATGAAGCTTGGGCAGCCTGCTACCACCCTCTCTGGCGGGGAAGCACAACGCGTCAAGCTAGCCTCTGAGCTGTATCGACGCAGCACAGGACGTACTCTGTACATTTTGGATGAGCCGACAACCGGTCTACATACAGACGATATCGATCGTTTGCTGAAAGTACTGCAACGATTGGTGGAAAACGGAGATACGGTGCTGGTCATCGAGCACAATCTGGATGTCATCAAAACGGTGGATTACATCGTGGATTTGGGACCAGAGGGTGGTACCCGTGGCGGAGAAATTGTCGGAACGGGTACACCAGAGGAAGTGGCAAAAATGGAGGGCTCCTACACGGGTATCTATTTGAAGCCGATTTTGGAACGCGATAAAGAACGGACGAATGCCAAGCTAGAGCAATTCGTTTCAAAGTAA
- a CDS encoding flagellar hook assembly protein FlgD yields MSDNGTTVKNNPYIQPHMSYKGKKEFSTELDQNAFMKLMLEQLKHQDPMSPMDNSQFIQQTSMLTMVEKITKMTTLMEQSNNSMVTLDKYEKLVGRTASYSLTTKDEMTGETKTEKKEGVLDAVYMDQGKIYFRIAGESTPIPLADVSGLESQGLAGNTLDNSVKYMEMIGREISYKVTKEVDRDGNPDTKNDISKVDEILNGVITGFTTKNGTAQFQLDNGSTVKAEEIVGMTVKPENRTMGNSLAYAQMIGYNITYNQSQTNPDGTTTNTPLSGVVKAVSMKNGVVEFVLQDDKKVALNQITGFEATA; encoded by the coding sequence ATGTCAGATAACGGAACAACCGTCAAAAATAACCCTTATATACAACCGCATATGAGCTATAAAGGCAAAAAGGAATTCAGCACGGAGCTCGACCAAAATGCCTTTATGAAGCTCATGCTGGAGCAGTTAAAGCATCAGGACCCTATGTCCCCCATGGACAACTCTCAGTTCATCCAGCAAACAAGTATGCTGACCATGGTAGAAAAAATCACAAAAATGACCACGCTGATGGAGCAATCGAACAACAGCATGGTCACTTTGGATAAGTATGAAAAGCTGGTAGGTCGTACTGCTTCGTATTCCCTCACTACAAAAGACGAGATGACGGGAGAAACGAAGACGGAGAAGAAAGAAGGCGTACTTGATGCCGTCTACATGGATCAAGGCAAAATCTACTTCCGTATCGCAGGCGAATCGACACCGATTCCGCTGGCAGACGTCTCCGGATTGGAATCGCAAGGTCTGGCCGGCAATACGCTCGACAACAGCGTGAAGTACATGGAAATGATCGGTCGTGAGATTTCCTATAAAGTAACAAAGGAAGTCGACCGGGATGGCAATCCAGATACCAAAAACGACATTTCCAAGGTTGATGAAATCTTGAATGGCGTCATCACTGGCTTTACCACCAAAAACGGTACCGCGCAATTCCAACTGGATAATGGATCAACCGTAAAAGCCGAAGAAATCGTAGGCATGACGGTGAAACCTGAAAACAGAACAATGGGCAACTCGCTTGCCTATGCGCAAATGATCGGCTACAACATCACGTACAACCAGTCTCAGACAAACCCGGACGGCACCACTACCAATACTCCTCTTTCCGGAGTGGTCAAAGCTGTCAGCATGAAAAACGGAGTCGTCGAATTCGTTCTCCAGGATGATAAGAAAGTCGCTCTCAATCAAATCACAGGATTCGAAGCAACTGCCTAG
- the hisG gene encoding ATP phosphoribosyltransferase, with translation MALTKNDQKLTIAMPKGRIFEEAVHFLQQAGLQVTADLQDSRKLIIPVENAKLEFIMAKPTDVPTYVEYGVADVGVVGKDVLLEEERDVYELLDLHIGYCRMMVAGLPDWKPTEALRVATKYPKIASRYFREQGQQVEVIKLNGSVELAPMIGLADRIVDIVSTGRTLRENGLVELESICEITTRLIANRASYRMKSEAVDEIAGKFLEVIPRGN, from the coding sequence ATGGCACTCACGAAAAACGACCAAAAGCTGACGATCGCCATGCCAAAAGGGCGGATTTTTGAAGAGGCCGTCCACTTTCTCCAGCAGGCTGGCTTGCAGGTCACTGCGGATCTACAAGATTCGCGCAAACTGATCATCCCTGTGGAAAATGCCAAGCTCGAATTCATTATGGCGAAGCCTACCGATGTTCCTACTTATGTCGAGTATGGGGTGGCTGACGTTGGCGTGGTCGGCAAGGACGTTTTATTGGAAGAAGAACGAGATGTTTACGAGCTGTTGGATTTGCATATTGGCTATTGTCGCATGATGGTAGCGGGTCTGCCAGACTGGAAACCGACGGAAGCTCTGCGTGTTGCGACGAAATATCCGAAGATTGCGTCACGTTATTTTCGTGAGCAGGGACAGCAGGTTGAGGTAATCAAGCTGAATGGTTCAGTGGAGCTTGCACCGATGATTGGGCTGGCTGATCGGATTGTGGATATTGTCTCAACAGGGAGGACATTGCGGGAGAATGGCTTGGTTGAACTGGAGAGCATTTGTGAAATTACGACGAGGCTCATTGCCAATCGAGCCAGCTATCGGATGAAAAGTGAAGCGGTGGATGAGATCGCCGGAAAATTTTTAGAGGTCATTCCTCGCGGGAACTAG
- the uvrB gene encoding excinuclease ABC subunit UvrB: MERFELVSEFQPSGDQPTAIAELVAGLQAGKRHQTLLGATGTGKTYTAAQVIAQVNRPTLVMAHNKTLAAQLCAEFKEFFPNNAVEYFVSYYDYYQPEAYIPQSDTFIEKDSSINDEIDKLRHSATSALFERRDVIIVASVSCIYGLGSPEEYRELLLSLRVGMETGRDEILHRLVDIQYTRNDINFTRGTFRVRGDVVEIFPASESEQAIRVEFFGDEIERITSIDVLTGEILGQRDHIAIFPKSHYVTREEKMKLAVQSIEAELEERLKEFRDAGKLLEAQRLEQRTRYDIEMMMEMGFCSGIENYSRHLTGLPAGHAPYTLLDYFPEDFIVMMDESHMTLPQVRGMYNGDRARKDVLVEHGFRLPSARDNRPLKFEEFEAKLKQAIYISATPGLYELEHSPEMVQQVIRPTGLIDPTITVRPIKGQIDDLIGEIQATIAKNERVLVTTLTKKMSEDLTDYLKEIGIKVRYLHSDIKTIERMQILRSLRLGEFDVLVGINLLREGLDLPEVSLVAILDADKEGFLRNERSLIQTIGRAARNAEGRVIMYADKMTDSMASAIRETERRRSIQMAYNEEHGITPQTVKKSVRDVIEATKVAEEKADYLPHADFKKMPKKDRVAVIERMEEEMKEAARNLMFERAAELRDLILELKAEL; encoded by the coding sequence ATGGAGCGTTTTGAATTGGTATCGGAGTTTCAACCGTCCGGTGACCAGCCAACCGCCATTGCCGAGCTGGTGGCAGGGTTACAGGCTGGCAAGCGACACCAGACATTGCTGGGTGCGACGGGAACGGGAAAGACTTATACGGCTGCCCAGGTAATTGCTCAGGTGAACAGGCCAACACTCGTGATGGCACACAACAAAACTCTGGCCGCGCAGCTTTGTGCAGAGTTTAAGGAGTTTTTCCCGAACAACGCGGTGGAATACTTCGTCAGCTACTACGATTACTATCAACCCGAAGCATACATTCCCCAATCGGATACGTTTATTGAAAAAGACTCGAGCATTAACGACGAGATCGACAAGCTCCGTCACTCCGCTACCAGTGCGCTGTTTGAACGCCGAGATGTGATCATCGTTGCCTCCGTCTCCTGCATTTACGGATTGGGTTCGCCCGAGGAGTATCGGGAGCTGCTCTTGTCTTTGCGTGTTGGTATGGAAACAGGACGGGACGAGATATTGCATCGTCTGGTCGATATCCAGTACACACGCAACGACATCAACTTCACGCGCGGTACGTTCCGTGTGCGGGGTGACGTCGTGGAGATTTTCCCTGCCTCAGAGAGTGAGCAGGCGATTCGCGTTGAGTTTTTTGGAGATGAAATTGAGCGGATTACTTCGATTGACGTGCTGACCGGCGAAATTTTGGGACAGCGTGATCACATTGCCATCTTCCCTAAATCTCACTATGTGACGCGCGAGGAGAAAATGAAGCTGGCTGTCCAAAGCATTGAGGCCGAGCTGGAAGAACGACTGAAAGAATTCCGTGATGCGGGCAAACTCCTGGAAGCACAGCGACTAGAGCAACGCACACGGTACGATATTGAGATGATGATGGAGATGGGCTTTTGCTCCGGAATTGAAAACTACTCGCGCCATCTGACGGGACTGCCTGCCGGGCATGCTCCGTATACCTTGCTGGATTACTTCCCAGAAGATTTTATCGTCATGATGGATGAGTCGCATATGACCTTGCCACAGGTGCGAGGGATGTATAACGGTGACCGCGCACGGAAGGATGTACTGGTCGAACACGGATTCCGTCTGCCCTCTGCACGCGATAACCGCCCACTCAAGTTCGAGGAGTTTGAAGCAAAGCTAAAACAAGCGATCTACATTTCGGCTACACCTGGTCTTTATGAGCTGGAACACAGTCCGGAAATGGTGCAGCAGGTGATTCGTCCGACAGGCTTGATTGATCCAACGATTACGGTACGTCCGATCAAAGGACAGATAGACGATTTGATTGGCGAAATTCAAGCCACGATTGCGAAAAATGAGCGAGTTCTCGTCACGACTCTGACGAAGAAAATGTCTGAGGATTTGACGGACTATCTGAAAGAAATCGGAATCAAGGTCCGCTATCTTCACTCGGATATTAAAACGATTGAGCGGATGCAGATTTTACGCTCATTGCGTTTAGGTGAGTTTGATGTGCTGGTCGGGATCAACCTTTTGCGGGAAGGTCTGGACTTGCCGGAAGTATCACTCGTGGCGATTTTGGATGCAGACAAGGAAGGCTTCCTTCGCAATGAGCGCTCGTTGATTCAGACAATCGGTCGGGCTGCGCGGAACGCTGAGGGACGCGTTATCATGTACGCGGACAAAATGACAGATTCGATGGCCTCTGCGATTCGAGAGACAGAACGTCGTCGATCCATTCAGATGGCATACAATGAGGAGCACGGCATCACGCCGCAAACCGTGAAAAAGTCCGTCCGCGATGTAATCGAGGCTACCAAGGTAGCGGAGGAAAAAGCGGATTACTTGCCACATGCGGACTTCAAAAAAATGCCGAAGAAGGATCGCGTTGCTGTCATAGAACGTATGGAAGAAGAAATGAAAGAAGCAGCACGCAACCTCATGTTCGAGCGTGCGGCCGAATTGCGTGATTTGATTCTTGAGCTGAAGGCGGAACTCTAA
- the hprK gene encoding HPr(Ser) kinase/phosphatase, with product MRKTNVSHLVDHFNMTILSGEEGLGREITVTDLSRPGLQLAGYYSYFAEERIQLFGLTEINFFQTLTPEERLERMNFLMQSQVPCFCVTRNQMVPEEMIDVSNRLGVPVLQSPLATTTLVGKVTNFLENRLAPTTTIHGVLTDIYGVGVLIMGSSGIGKSEAALELVKRGHRLVADDAVEIKQTQGGQLSGSAPELIQHLLEIRGVGIINIMTMFGAGAVRNVKNIEMVVQLELWEPHKMYERLGLDEETLKIMDTEIPIITVPVRPGRNLAVIIEVAAMNFRLKRMGYNAAMHFTRKQSNAILEDADSDL from the coding sequence ATGCGTAAGACGAATGTGAGCCATTTAGTGGATCATTTCAATATGACGATTTTGAGCGGGGAAGAGGGCTTGGGTCGTGAGATTACCGTAACGGATTTGAGTCGTCCGGGACTGCAGTTAGCCGGTTACTATTCGTACTTTGCGGAAGAGCGGATTCAATTGTTCGGTTTGACGGAAATCAACTTTTTTCAAACGCTGACTCCAGAGGAACGGCTGGAACGGATGAATTTTCTCATGCAAAGTCAGGTTCCTTGCTTCTGTGTGACCCGTAATCAGATGGTGCCTGAAGAGATGATTGACGTTTCCAATCGGTTGGGGGTACCTGTACTTCAGTCCCCTCTGGCAACGACGACGTTGGTCGGGAAAGTAACCAACTTCCTGGAGAATCGTCTTGCACCAACGACGACGATTCATGGGGTACTGACAGACATTTACGGCGTCGGTGTTTTGATTATGGGATCAAGCGGAATCGGGAAGAGTGAAGCTGCACTTGAGCTTGTAAAGCGCGGACATCGACTCGTAGCTGATGACGCAGTGGAGATTAAGCAGACACAGGGGGGGCAGCTAAGCGGTAGCGCTCCTGAGCTGATTCAGCATCTCTTGGAAATCCGTGGTGTAGGGATTATCAACATTATGACGATGTTTGGTGCAGGTGCTGTGCGCAATGTGAAAAACATCGAGATGGTTGTCCAGCTAGAGCTGTGGGAGCCACATAAAATGTACGAGCGGTTGGGGCTCGATGAGGAAACATTGAAGATCATGGATACGGAAATTCCGATTATTACCGTTCCTGTTCGACCAGGACGAAACTTGGCAGTCATCATTGAGGTTGCAGCGATGAACTTCCGTTTGAAACGGATGGGTTACAACGCAGCGATGCACTTCACACGGAAACAGTCGAATGCCATTTTAGAGGATGCCGATTCTGACTTGTAG
- a CDS encoding phage holin family protein — MSRWIIKMILNGAALLLISNWFHSIYVANFTVALWAILILGMVNTVIRPILLFFTFPLQVLTIGLFWFVINAVTFALTAYFIDGFEVGPWPDNIGTVIVAAALMSIFGYLIEVVVGTRKEKR; from the coding sequence ATGAGCCGCTGGATAATCAAAATGATTTTAAATGGGGCCGCGCTGCTTTTGATCAGCAATTGGTTCCATTCTATTTATGTCGCGAATTTCACAGTAGCACTATGGGCTATATTGATTCTGGGGATGGTCAACACAGTGATTCGGCCGATTCTGCTGTTTTTTACTTTTCCCTTGCAAGTATTGACGATCGGTTTGTTCTGGTTTGTCATTAATGCCGTGACGTTTGCATTGACTGCCTACTTTATTGATGGATTTGAAGTGGGACCATGGCCTGATAACATTGGCACGGTCATCGTGGCAGCAGCACTGATGAGTATTTTTGGCTACCTCATTGAAGTTGTGGTAGGGACGAGAAAAGAAAAGAGGTAG
- a CDS encoding HD domain-containing protein, with amino-acid sequence MDYVKDSIAALPAELVAEAQKRFDGQDPAHDWQHNLRVLAMCERIGREEGADMEVLRLAALLHDIGRAEERQTGECHAEISTRLAGEWLAERSMTEAFISRVQSAILAHRFRKERPPHTLEEKVLFDADKLDSIGAIGVARVFAYTGVIGQPIQSDDPNQHTPYKEYTWKLQRIKDMLFTKSAQKVAEDRHRFMTMFFEQWEREVKGIR; translated from the coding sequence ATGGATTACGTGAAGGATTCTATTGCCGCACTACCTGCCGAGCTGGTGGCAGAAGCACAGAAGCGCTTTGATGGACAAGATCCTGCACACGATTGGCAGCATAATTTGCGTGTGCTGGCGATGTGTGAGCGGATTGGCCGCGAGGAAGGGGCAGATATGGAAGTGCTGCGCCTCGCTGCTTTGCTGCATGACATCGGGAGAGCAGAAGAACGGCAAACAGGAGAGTGCCATGCCGAAATCAGCACAAGACTAGCAGGGGAATGGCTCGCCGAACGCAGTATGACGGAGGCCTTCATCTCACGTGTGCAGTCTGCGATTCTCGCCCATCGTTTTCGCAAAGAACGACCTCCACATACCCTGGAAGAAAAGGTCTTGTTTGATGCCGACAAGCTGGATTCGATTGGGGCTATTGGAGTAGCGCGGGTTTTTGCTTATACTGGGGTTATTGGGCAACCCATACAATCGGATGACCCCAATCAGCATACGCCTTATAAGGAATACACGTGGAAACTGCAGCGCATCAAAGACATGCTCTTCACCAAGAGTGCCCAGAAAGTCGCCGAAGACAGACATCGATTCATGACAATGTTTTTTGAGCAATGGGAACGGGAAGTAAAAGGGATTCGCTAA
- a CDS encoding acyltransferase yields the protein MRKTTRYPVNGVNPLWHMYRTVSFWKVMKNFIVIQLSRYTPIVSWKNWMFRTFLRMEVGQHSAVALMVMMDIMFPEKIKIGRNCVIGYNTTILAHEYLIDEYRLGEVIIEDAVLVGANTTILPGVTIGKGAIVAAGTVVHKDVPPGAFVGGNPMQLIRMKASEEEVL from the coding sequence ATGAGGAAGACAACACGTTATCCCGTAAATGGGGTAAACCCGCTTTGGCACATGTATCGAACGGTAAGCTTCTGGAAAGTCATGAAAAATTTTATCGTCATCCAACTCTCCAGATATACGCCGATTGTTTCATGGAAGAACTGGATGTTTCGCACATTTTTGCGTATGGAAGTAGGGCAGCATAGTGCGGTTGCGTTGATGGTGATGATGGATATCATGTTTCCCGAGAAAATCAAGATCGGTCGTAATTGCGTGATCGGTTATAATACGACCATACTTGCCCATGAATATTTAATAGATGAATACCGTTTGGGAGAAGTGATTATTGAGGATGCTGTCCTGGTGGGGGCCAACACTACCATTTTGCCTGGGGTAACGATTGGAAAAGGGGCCATTGTCGCAGCGGGAACGGTTGTTCATAAAGATGTCCCGCCTGGTGCCTTTGTAGGTGGGAATCCCATGCAGCTCATTCGAATGAAAGCTTCAGAGGAAGAAGTCTTGTAG
- a CDS encoding ATP phosphoribosyltransferase regulatory subunit, protein MAKPLGFEKPLGMRDILPESLAKQRHLERELRQCIERWGYDEISTPSLEYFDTVGAASATLTDRMFRLLDKQGHTVVLRPDMTTPIARVVSSLYKDVPLPIRLYYQVNVFRAQEKEAGRNAEFSQTGIELIGDASVDADAEAIALAVVCLRAAGVETFRIAIGHVDFVDGLLEEEIEDEPIRNQFRQFLYERDFVGFRQLLATVDISTEANSRLEALLRLQGGKGKIEVARKLAGNGKAGRAVETIASLWESLEAYGVTEDLLIDFNLIINLNYYTGVVFEGYAADLGSPLLGGGRYDQLLSQFGRAASATGFAIKMDRLLQVTPSVKRQAPARVLLVYTEDCRGTALAEAQLLRKDGLVVVTRLVSKIDEKQVGQEAGFTKVICMTQQEE, encoded by the coding sequence ATGGCAAAGCCGTTGGGATTTGAAAAGCCGCTCGGGATGCGGGACATACTGCCGGAATCACTGGCGAAGCAACGGCACTTGGAGCGGGAACTGCGGCAGTGTATCGAGAGATGGGGCTATGACGAAATATCCACACCCTCTCTGGAATACTTCGATACGGTAGGAGCCGCAAGTGCGACGCTGACAGATCGGATGTTTCGCCTCCTGGATAAACAAGGTCACACCGTAGTCCTGCGGCCAGACATGACGACGCCAATTGCGCGGGTTGTTTCCTCCCTTTATAAAGATGTTCCATTGCCGATTCGGTTGTATTATCAGGTAAATGTGTTTCGGGCACAAGAAAAGGAAGCAGGACGGAATGCGGAGTTTTCTCAAACCGGGATCGAGCTGATCGGAGATGCGTCTGTCGATGCGGATGCGGAAGCCATTGCGCTTGCGGTGGTTTGCTTGCGGGCAGCTGGTGTGGAAACGTTTCGGATTGCCATTGGGCATGTTGACTTTGTAGACGGTCTTTTGGAGGAAGAGATTGAGGATGAGCCTATTCGCAATCAATTCCGCCAGTTTTTGTACGAGCGAGACTTCGTTGGCTTCCGGCAGCTACTCGCGACAGTAGACATTTCGACAGAGGCAAATAGCCGATTGGAAGCCTTGCTACGGTTGCAAGGGGGAAAAGGGAAAATCGAGGTCGCCCGCAAACTGGCAGGCAACGGAAAGGCAGGGAGGGCTGTCGAGACGATTGCTTCCTTGTGGGAGTCGTTAGAAGCCTACGGGGTGACAGAAGATTTGTTGATCGATTTCAATCTGATCATCAACTTGAACTACTATACAGGCGTCGTTTTTGAAGGATACGCTGCTGACCTGGGCTCCCCGCTATTGGGCGGAGGACGCTACGATCAATTACTCTCCCAATTTGGGCGGGCTGCATCCGCTACAGGCTTTGCGATCAAAATGGATCGGCTGCTTCAGGTCACTCCTTCCGTAAAAAGGCAAGCACCTGCGCGCGTTTTGCTTGTTTACACGGAGGATTGCCGCGGCACCGCTTTGGCAGAGGCACAGCTATTACGTAAAGACGGGCTCGTAGTAGTGACACGTCTCGTCTCCAAGATTGATGAGAAACAGGTTGGACAAGAAGCGGGATTTACCAAGGTCATTTGCATGACACAACAGGAGGAGTAG